In Fibrobacter sp., a single window of DNA contains:
- a CDS encoding DUF3990 domain-containing protein, with product MLDLNQRTILYHGSFCEVSSPDLSKCAKYKDFGQGFYLTTDKEQAKSFAKISTRKAQESGVIPTQQNFGVVSSFEYIPANLRTQIFLTADADWLHCIVAHRKKGLFNSLVQDFEKYDIIGGKIANDATNITITTYMTGTFGDVGSQQADEICIRLLLPERLKDQYCFRTTVALQQLAFIKSERIWL from the coding sequence ATGCTTGATTTGAATCAGCGAACCATTCTGTACCACGGAAGTTTTTGCGAAGTATCTTCACCTGACTTGTCTAAGTGCGCCAAGTATAAGGATTTCGGTCAAGGTTTCTACCTTACAACAGACAAGGAACAAGCGAAATCCTTTGCAAAGATTTCTACAAGAAAAGCGCAGGAATCTGGAGTAATTCCAACCCAGCAGAATTTTGGAGTAGTGTCTTCCTTTGAGTACATACCGGCCAATCTCCGAACCCAAATCTTTTTAACAGCCGATGCCGACTGGCTACATTGCATTGTCGCTCATCGAAAAAAGGGGCTTTTCAATTCCCTTGTTCAGGATTTTGAAAAATACGATATCATCGGTGGCAAGATTGCAAACGACGCAACAAACATCACAATAACCACCTACATGACAGGAACCTTCGGAGATGTCGGCTCTCAACAGGCAGATGAAATATGCATACGCCTGTTACTCCCCGAACGATTAAAGGACCAGTACTGCTTTAGAACAACAGTCGCATTACAGCAACTTGCATTTATCAAAAGCGAGCGCATATGGCTGTAA
- a CDS encoding DUF3791 domain-containing protein yields MSESTQIIYMQTRLVRLMSEETGASIAAVATQFKEQGVFHYIKRMWDLFHIEGDQAVLEDIRQYLKSKGV; encoded by the coding sequence ATGAGTGAAAGCACCCAGATTATCTATATGCAGACAAGGCTCGTTCGGCTGATGTCCGAAGAAACGGGAGCGTCTATTGCTGCAGTAGCAACCCAGTTCAAGGAACAGGGTGTTTTTCACTATATCAAGCGAATGTGGGACTTGTTCCATATTGAAGGCGACCAGGCGGTTCTTGAAGACATAAGGCAATACCTCAAGTCAAAGGGCGTGTAA